In one Umezawaea sp. Da 62-37 genomic region, the following are encoded:
- a CDS encoding nucleotide disphospho-sugar-binding domain-containing protein, whose translation MAEAVRRAGVRAAVATGWGGIAPDVESRDVLVIDQAPHDRLFPDMAAVVHHGGSGTTGAALAAGRPQVVCPFVADQPHWAVRMHAVGVAPAPLRQQDLTADRPATRLVHVIGDPGVRERAELIGVRVRAENGVQAAVNALEHVL comes from the coding sequence GTGGCCGAGGCCGTTCGGCGGGCCGGGGTCCGGGCCGCGGTCGCGACCGGGTGGGGAGGCATCGCGCCCGACGTGGAGTCGCGCGACGTGCTCGTGATCGACCAAGCACCCCACGACAGGCTGTTCCCGGACATGGCCGCGGTCGTCCACCACGGTGGCAGCGGTACCACCGGTGCCGCTCTCGCGGCGGGACGCCCGCAGGTCGTGTGCCCGTTCGTCGCCGACCAGCCCCACTGGGCCGTCCGCATGCACGCCGTGGGGGTCGCTCCGGCACCGTTGCGGCAGCAGGACCTCACGGCGGATCGGCCGGCCACCCGGCTGGTCCACGTGATCGGTGATCCCGGAGTCCGCGAGCGCGCCGAACTGATCGGTGTGCGCGTTCGCGCGGAGAACGGCGTTCAAGCGGCTGTCAACGCCCTGGAACACGTGCTGTGA
- a CDS encoding DUF4232 domain-containing protein, whose product MTSNGTSSWRSTTSLTGRVAAGFAAAALIGACQSTASDPLGQSVTSSPPPALSQTPSIAATSHSTPTPADGRCETADLRVDIGDNGNQDMRGAHVPLRFTNTGPATCTLHGAPGVSYVTTESGGQVGEPATRNTHGPEVALAPGETASAGLFLSSAPLKTPGCERLEVPGLRVYPPGNTEATFVERTATTCEPPLVGPFVRVGPVEPGPDNTRS is encoded by the coding sequence ATGACCAGCAACGGAACCTCGTCATGGCGGTCGACGACATCCCTGACCGGCCGTGTGGCCGCCGGTTTCGCCGCCGCAGCCCTCATCGGCGCGTGCCAGTCCACGGCATCCGACCCACTTGGCCAATCGGTCACCAGTTCGCCGCCGCCGGCGCTCAGTCAGACGCCCTCGATCGCCGCCACGTCGCACTCGACGCCGACACCGGCCGACGGCAGGTGTGAGACGGCAGACCTGCGGGTCGACATCGGGGACAACGGGAACCAGGACATGCGGGGTGCCCACGTTCCGCTACGGTTCACCAACACCGGCCCGGCGACGTGCACCCTGCATGGGGCACCTGGCGTCTCGTACGTCACCACCGAGAGCGGTGGTCAGGTCGGTGAACCGGCCACGCGGAACACCCACGGGCCCGAGGTCGCACTGGCTCCGGGCGAGACGGCATCCGCCGGCCTGTTCCTGTCCAGCGCCCCGCTCAAAACCCCCGGCTGCGAACGGCTCGAAGTCCCCGGCCTCAGGGTCTACCCGCCGGGCAACACCGAGGCAACCTTCGTGGAGCGCACCGCCACCACGTGCGAGCCGCCTCTCGTCGGGCCGTTCGTCCGCGTAGGGCCGGTCGAGCCGGGCCCGGACAACACCAGGTCCTGA
- a CDS encoding transposase family protein, with translation MSVAYEAVLDVSEDSVLFLSALLGAERVRRGTRRDTRALSTRTQAVLVLRWFLDDTRMSGLARDNGISSSTAYAYRDEGIAVLEALVPSLHGALLAARIAGYAYVVVDGTLIRTDRISTPGPTVGVDLWWSGKHKHHGGNVQVVSAPDGWPLWTSGVRPGREHDMSAARADPDLLARIGDWVGDGALVLADLGYEGEPGLFRIPVKKPSGGTSTVDQQAYNAIHGALRCLGERANSLLKTTYKALRHYRGCPWRLGDIVGAALVLLHRENCRTT, from the coding sequence ATGAGTGTCGCATACGAGGCTGTGCTGGACGTGTCGGAGGACAGCGTCCTGTTCCTGTCCGCTCTGCTGGGTGCCGAGCGGGTGCGACGTGGCACGCGTCGCGACACTCGCGCCCTGTCGACCCGGACGCAGGCGGTGTTGGTGTTGCGGTGGTTCCTCGACGACACCCGGATGTCGGGGTTGGCCCGCGATAACGGGATCTCCTCCTCGACGGCGTACGCCTACCGTGACGAGGGGATCGCGGTGCTCGAGGCGCTCGTGCCGTCGCTGCACGGAGCGTTGTTGGCGGCCAGGATCGCCGGGTACGCGTACGTGGTCGTGGACGGCACGCTGATCCGCACCGATCGGATCTCCACGCCGGGGCCCACGGTGGGAGTGGATTTGTGGTGGTCGGGAAAGCACAAGCACCATGGCGGGAACGTGCAGGTCGTGTCCGCTCCGGACGGGTGGCCATTGTGGACCTCCGGGGTGCGGCCGGGGCGCGAGCACGACATGAGCGCCGCCCGCGCCGACCCGGATCTGCTGGCCCGGATCGGCGACTGGGTCGGCGACGGAGCCCTTGTCCTGGCAGATCTGGGTTATGAAGGCGAACCTGGGCTCTTCAGGATCCCGGTGAAGAAGCCCTCGGGCGGGACGTCGACGGTGGATCAGCAGGCCTACAACGCGATCCATGGTGCTCTGCGTTGTCTGGGTGAACGTGCGAATTCGCTGCTCAAGACCACTTACAAGGCCTTGCGTCACTATCGTGGGTGTCCGTGGCGGTTGGGCGACATCGTCGGTGCCGCTCTGGTACTGCTGCACCGGGAGAACTGCCGGACCACGTGA
- a CDS encoding DUF202 domain-containing protein, which produces MTRTGDSEWRDRGLQRERTDLAWRRTALSAATCAVLLLHAAAREGWGAHLVPGVLVLVVAAVAALAGGRVRRGRILFVISVLVVLSCLWAVAFIG; this is translated from the coding sequence ATGACCAGGACAGGTGATTCGGAATGGCGGGATCGCGGGTTGCAGCGGGAGCGAACAGACCTCGCGTGGCGGCGTACCGCGTTGAGCGCGGCGACGTGCGCGGTGCTGCTGCTGCACGCCGCGGCCCGCGAAGGCTGGGGCGCTCACCTGGTACCCGGTGTGCTCGTCCTGGTCGTGGCGGCTGTCGCCGCGTTAGCAGGCGGACGCGTGCGGCGGGGGCGGATCCTGTTCGTGATCAGCGTCCTGGTCGTGCTGTCCTGCTTGTGGGCGGTCGCCTTCATCGGATGA
- a CDS encoding glycosyltransferase: MGALLITHGTRGDVQPFLTLAVAPRNRGHEAVLAAPASFATAAAEWDVEFAPLDEGPNQLMRDPVVQAVIDGGYRGVRGKLTAVRTARRIKPLMVDVLRDVGGVARESGADLVVHSPPVPAHHAAEMLGVPSVLVALQPGWVPTSLIPCPMLPFSWVPKPLDRATCAALAATLRAYAGIATRWLTTDWGCPRAG, translated from the coding sequence GTGGGGGCCCTGCTGATCACACACGGCACCCGCGGCGACGTACAGCCCTTCCTCACCCTGGCCGTAGCGCCGCGAAACCGGGGCCACGAAGCGGTACTGGCGGCTCCTGCGTCGTTCGCCACCGCGGCGGCCGAGTGGGACGTGGAGTTCGCACCCCTGGACGAAGGCCCCAACCAGCTGATGCGCGACCCGGTCGTGCAAGCGGTGATCGACGGTGGATACCGAGGGGTGCGGGGCAAGCTCACCGCGGTGCGCACCGCGCGACGGATCAAGCCGTTGATGGTCGATGTGCTGCGGGATGTGGGTGGGGTGGCGCGGGAGTCGGGTGCCGACCTCGTGGTGCACTCGCCACCGGTGCCCGCCCACCACGCTGCCGAGATGCTCGGCGTCCCCTCGGTGCTCGTGGCGCTGCAACCCGGTTGGGTGCCGACCTCGCTGATCCCCTGCCCGATGCTGCCCTTCTCGTGGGTGCCGAAACCGCTCGATCGCGCGACTTGCGCCGCGCTCGCCGCGACGTTGCGCGCCTATGCCGGGATCGCCACCCGGTGGCTCACCACGGACTGGGGCTGCCCGCGCGCAGGGTGA
- a CDS encoding GDSL-type esterase/lipase family protein, protein MSTGDSITDLRRPVDEDRSGCGYPLRIAGDWCFRHPDRPVTWLNTANAGDKVMDLEARWRTDVLDAHRDVVSILVGVNDMGWHTLGPQGYVIGVEEFAAGCDCLLAPLSEAGMELILIDPFLLPIHDVVEAGVARARIGTGKRKEWRADLDPKIQATRELARKYDARLLAADRMFTELAATTGPEHWSEDGVHPHRLVTPHSRRPGWAWSRDRASQSPATPAIVLRKGPTPNTTVSVARVPVRDRIGRRSPVEGGPPARDPVQRGPRGRCGRLPLLPAWPGPDGRVVTRACRADRRTGAAPGRAGRGLTAYGMRRATRTSRWSGVRGGSRGR, encoded by the coding sequence ATGTCCACCGGCGATTCGATCACCGACCTCCGGCGGCCGGTCGACGAGGATCGTTCCGGATGCGGCTACCCGCTGCGGATCGCGGGCGACTGGTGCTTCCGGCACCCCGACCGACCCGTGACCTGGCTGAACACCGCGAACGCCGGCGACAAGGTGATGGACCTCGAAGCCCGTTGGCGGACAGACGTGCTCGACGCGCACCGGGACGTGGTGTCGATCCTCGTCGGGGTCAACGACATGGGCTGGCACACGCTCGGCCCCCAGGGGTACGTGATCGGAGTGGAGGAGTTCGCGGCGGGTTGTGACTGCCTGCTCGCGCCGCTGTCCGAGGCGGGCATGGAACTGATCCTCATCGACCCGTTCCTCCTGCCGATCCACGACGTCGTCGAAGCCGGTGTCGCGCGCGCTCGCATCGGAACGGGGAAGAGGAAGGAATGGCGCGCCGACCTGGACCCGAAGATCCAGGCCACGCGCGAACTCGCTCGCAAGTACGACGCGCGCCTGCTCGCCGCCGACAGGATGTTCACCGAACTCGCCGCCACGACCGGACCGGAACACTGGTCCGAGGACGGCGTGCACCCACACCGGCTGGTCACGCCGCATTCGCGGCGGCCTGGCTGGGCCTGGTCGCGTGACCGCGCTTCGCAATCGCCCGCGACACCGGCGATCGTTTTGCGGAAAGGGCCGACGCCGAACACCACGGTCAGCGTCGCCCGCGTCCCGGTACGCGACCGGATCGGTAGGCGATCCCCGGTGGAAGGTGGTCCACCAGCGCGGGATCCCGTTCAGCGTGGACCGCGTGGTCGATGCGGTCGACTTCCCCTTCTACCGGCCTGGCCGGGTCCGGATGGACGAGTGGTCACGCGGGCGTGTCGCGCCGACCGGCGAACTGGTGCCGCACCGGGGCGCGCTGGACGAGGACTGACGGCCTATGGGATGCGCCGCGCGACCAGGACATCGCGCTGGAGCGGAGTTCGCGGCGGCAGCCGCGGCCGGTGA
- a CDS encoding DUF202 domain-containing protein produces MEADQPSEVDGEPDYRFTLANERTFLAWIRTALALLAGGVAVAQVVPPFSIPQGTVVLSVGCIALAAVLAAGSYPRWRAVQRAMRADRPLPPHRMMAVVAVGVVVVALAATVLVLLE; encoded by the coding sequence ATGGAGGCTGACCAGCCGTCCGAGGTGGATGGTGAACCGGACTACCGGTTCACCCTGGCCAATGAACGGACATTTCTGGCGTGGATCCGCACCGCGCTCGCGTTGTTGGCGGGCGGTGTCGCGGTGGCGCAGGTGGTTCCGCCGTTCTCGATCCCGCAGGGGACGGTGGTCTTGAGCGTGGGGTGCATCGCGCTGGCCGCGGTGCTCGCGGCGGGCAGCTATCCGCGGTGGCGAGCGGTGCAACGAGCGATGCGGGCGGACCGACCGCTACCCCCGCATCGGATGATGGCCGTGGTGGCCGTCGGCGTCGTGGTTGTGGCCCTCGCCGCGACCGTGCTGGTCCTGCTGGAATGA
- a CDS encoding NF041680 family putative transposase, translating to MISMHHPGTAAALRDLSQFRHAFHQCLTARADALFELTDSALCADGPVTSLVELSLATEHRRGHGSLYDGLNQGRIDIGRFRNVIARQQIPRGHDGRIMLGIDVSHWLRPDANTSPDRLFCHTYARGKGQAQMIPGWPYSFVAALEPGRTSWTAMLDVLRVRPSDDHTDLAATQLRTVVDALITAGHWREGDPEIWIIGDSGYDGPRLAFLLADLPVHVLVRMRSDRVLAFPVPPRRPGTRGRSARHGTRFAFADPATWSTPTHTTTTDTARYGAAHARSWDRLHPTLTRTGAWTGHHGPLPIIEGTVIRLQVERLPGTGTPKPLWLWHSATATTAAQVDRLWQAFLRRFDLEHTFRFFKQTLGWTTPRIRTPEAADRWTWLVIVAYTQLRLARPLVEDLRRPWERKAVTPDRLSPARVRRGFRRVRPAAALPAGAPKFSRPGPGRPAGSRNARRAPLHAPGKTPKTDING from the coding sequence ATGATCAGTATGCACCACCCCGGCACGGCCGCCGCGCTGAGGGACCTCTCCCAGTTCCGCCACGCCTTCCACCAGTGCCTGACCGCGCGAGCGGACGCGTTGTTCGAACTGACCGACAGTGCACTGTGCGCTGACGGGCCGGTCACATCGCTGGTCGAACTGTCGCTGGCCACCGAGCACCGTCGTGGCCACGGCAGCCTGTACGACGGTCTGAACCAGGGCCGGATCGACATCGGTCGATTCCGTAATGTCATAGCCCGCCAACAGATTCCGCGTGGTCACGATGGTCGGATCATGCTGGGGATCGACGTCAGCCACTGGCTACGTCCCGATGCGAACACCAGCCCCGACAGGCTGTTCTGCCACACCTACGCACGCGGCAAAGGCCAAGCCCAGATGATCCCCGGCTGGCCCTACTCCTTCGTGGCCGCCCTGGAACCCGGCCGCACCTCCTGGACGGCGATGCTCGACGTCCTCCGGGTACGCCCGAGCGATGACCACACGGACCTGGCCGCCACCCAACTGCGCACCGTGGTGGACGCGCTGATCACCGCCGGACACTGGCGCGAGGGCGATCCCGAGATCTGGATCATCGGCGACAGCGGCTACGACGGCCCCCGCCTGGCGTTCCTGCTGGCCGATCTCCCGGTCCACGTGCTGGTACGGATGCGCTCGGATCGGGTGCTGGCTTTCCCCGTACCACCACGGCGACCCGGCACCCGTGGCCGCAGTGCCCGGCACGGAACCCGGTTCGCGTTCGCCGATCCGGCGACCTGGTCGACCCCCACGCACACCACGACGACCGACACCGCCCGCTACGGAGCCGCGCACGCCCGCTCGTGGGATCGGTTGCATCCCACGCTGACCCGCACCGGCGCCTGGACAGGCCACCATGGCCCGCTCCCGATCATCGAGGGCACCGTGATCCGACTCCAAGTCGAGCGGCTGCCCGGAACGGGAACACCGAAACCGTTGTGGCTGTGGCATTCCGCCACCGCGACCACCGCCGCACAGGTGGACCGCCTGTGGCAGGCGTTCCTGCGTCGGTTCGATCTGGAGCACACTTTTCGGTTCTTCAAGCAAACCCTGGGCTGGACCACGCCCCGTATCCGGACTCCCGAGGCGGCGGATCGATGGACCTGGCTGGTGATCGTTGCCTACACCCAACTTCGGCTGGCTCGTCCTCTCGTGGAGGACCTACGGCGTCCCTGGGAGCGGAAGGCGGTCACACCTGACAGGTTGTCCCCGGCCAGGGTCCGACGGGGATTTCGTCGAGTTCGACCGGCGGCAGCCTTGCCCGCCGGCGCGCCGAAATTCTCCCGACCCGGTCCTGGGCGTCCAGCAGGATCACGAAACGCCCGCCGAGCCCCACTCCATGCCCCCGGCAAGACCCCAAAAACGGACATCAATGGTTAA
- a CDS encoding TetR family transcriptional regulator, which produces MLHHFGSKDGLRQACDEHVAEAIRGGTGVRDADALAVMLDDAIPVRRYLGRALLDGMETAARLVDRTQEWLAEGEAEGWVRPTDDPRARAVTYVSWQLAPLVLGDQVGRLLGGDTATAVRGAWAGLEMLTGGLFTDDRWLALFSTVGKSRWGPC; this is translated from the coding sequence GTGCTGCACCACTTCGGGTCGAAGGACGGCCTGCGCCAAGCCTGCGACGAGCACGTGGCGGAAGCGATCCGCGGCGGCACCGGTGTTCGCGACGCCGACGCCCTGGCGGTGATGCTCGACGACGCCATACCGGTCCGCCGCTACCTCGGCCGTGCGCTGCTCGACGGCATGGAGACCGCGGCCCGGCTGGTCGACCGCACGCAGGAGTGGCTCGCCGAGGGAGAAGCCGAGGGCTGGGTGCGGCCGACGGACGATCCGCGAGCCCGCGCCGTGACCTACGTGTCGTGGCAGTTGGCGCCGCTGGTGCTGGGCGACCAGGTCGGCCGACTGCTGGGCGGCGACACCGCGACGGCCGTGCGCGGCGCGTGGGCGGGGCTGGAGATGCTGACCGGCGGACTGTTCACCGACGACCGCTGGCTCGCACTGTTCAGCACCGTGGGGAAGTCCCGGTGGGGGCCCTGCTGA
- a CDS encoding transposase family protein: MLAERSPDLHEALERAKNEGLAHVVLDGRIFSTDRLAEKTTGVKGEQIDRWYSGKAHEPGGNIQALLAPNGFPLWVSDVEPGSVHDLTALYWAYSQLDLPTLSDNGYDGSGIGVFTPVKQPTDGQVLDVDTRTHNALLRGLRRLGERGFALLTGRRRALRHFSTSPRKIGHIVKAAPVLTHSNTDGSPETR, encoded by the coding sequence GTGCTCGCCGAGCGCTCACCGGACCTGCACGAAGCGCTGGAACGAGCCAAGAACGAGGGCCTGGCCCACGTCGTCCTCGACGGCAGGATCTTCTCCACCGATCGCCTCGCCGAGAAGACCACCGGCGTGAAAGGCGAGCAGATCGATCGGTGGTACTCCGGCAAAGCTCACGAGCCCGGCGGGAACATCCAGGCCCTGCTGGCGCCGAACGGTTTCCCGTTGTGGGTTAGTGACGTCGAACCCGGCTCGGTACACGACCTGACCGCCCTGTACTGGGCCTACTCCCAACTGGACCTGCCCACGCTGTCCGACAACGGCTACGACGGGTCAGGCATCGGCGTGTTCACACCGGTCAAACAACCTACGGACGGCCAGGTGCTCGACGTCGACACGCGCACCCACAACGCCCTGCTGCGAGGTCTGCGCCGCCTCGGTGAACGCGGCTTCGCCCTGCTGACAGGACGCCGGCGCGCCCTGCGGCACTTCAGCACCAGCCCACGCAAGATCGGCCACATCGTCAAAGCCGCACCCGTCCTCACCCATTCGAACACGGACGGCTCACCTGAAACTCGATGA
- a CDS encoding DUF4142 domain-containing protein: protein MSMRLVRAVMAGVLALVVALLVPVGSAAARQADDEGTRTTPSGPLSAAGRDMLTKVRLAGLWEGPSGRMGLEKSANPKVKDAGNHLVNGHAELDRKVLELGAKFGMTLPTEPNADQKSWLAEMRAAPAGSVEFDQVFANRLRAAHGGVFKFLAQIRSSTRNTEIRAFAERCMEVVLDHIQVIEATGLVDFTDTEAIPLPALAAPASVKNPPAQVQPQANPVAEQQPRTGATSGDTINVIVVIAFGALVLFVWGRLNPRRGRSR from the coding sequence ATGTCCATGCGTCTCGTGCGCGCGGTCATGGCGGGCGTGCTGGCTCTGGTCGTGGCACTGCTCGTCCCGGTCGGGAGCGCGGCGGCGCGCCAGGCCGACGACGAGGGCACGCGGACGACGCCGTCGGGGCCGCTGAGCGCGGCAGGCCGGGACATGCTCACCAAGGTGCGGCTCGCCGGGCTCTGGGAAGGTCCCAGCGGGCGCATGGGGCTCGAGAAGTCCGCCAACCCCAAGGTGAAGGACGCCGGCAACCACCTCGTCAACGGGCACGCGGAACTCGACCGCAAGGTCCTGGAACTCGGCGCGAAGTTCGGCATGACGCTGCCGACCGAACCCAACGCCGATCAGAAGTCCTGGCTCGCCGAGATGCGGGCCGCGCCGGCGGGCAGCGTGGAATTCGACCAGGTGTTCGCCAACCGGTTGCGCGCCGCGCACGGCGGTGTCTTCAAGTTCCTGGCCCAGATCCGCAGCAGCACCCGCAACACCGAGATCCGCGCGTTCGCCGAGCGCTGCATGGAAGTGGTGCTGGACCACATCCAGGTGATCGAGGCCACCGGCCTGGTCGACTTCACCGACACCGAGGCCATCCCGCTGCCCGCACTCGCCGCCCCCGCGTCCGTGAAGAACCCGCCCGCACAGGTGCAACCGCAGGCGAATCCCGTCGCGGAGCAACAGCCCCGGACAGGGGCGACCAGCGGCGACACGATCAACGTCATCGTGGTGATCGCGTTCGGTGCGCTCGTGCTGTTCGTGTGGGGTCGACTCAACCCCCGCCGAGGTCGGTCTCGCTAG
- a CDS encoding MarR family transcriptional regulator → MARPEAAADDVNALTDAILTASRLLVAVSAKSIAAVEETIPLAQFRLLVVLDSRGPMKLIGLAQLMAVNPSAATRMVDRLASVDMVDRQPNPATRREVVVGLPPVGRQVVRGITERQRAEIAAIVARMPESTRYGWSRL, encoded by the coding sequence ATGGCCCGGCCCGAGGCCGCCGCCGACGACGTGAACGCACTCACCGACGCGATCCTCACCGCCTCACGACTGCTGGTCGCAGTGTCCGCCAAGTCCATCGCGGCGGTGGAGGAGACGATCCCCTTGGCCCAGTTCCGGCTGCTGGTGGTGCTGGACAGCCGGGGTCCGATGAAGTTGATCGGACTTGCTCAACTGATGGCGGTGAACCCTTCAGCGGCCACGCGGATGGTGGACCGGCTCGCCTCGGTGGACATGGTCGACCGGCAGCCGAACCCGGCGACACGCCGCGAGGTCGTCGTCGGGTTGCCCCCGGTCGGCAGGCAGGTCGTGCGCGGCATCACCGAACGCCAGCGGGCGGAGATCGCCGCCATCGTCGCCCGGATGCCGGAGTCCACTCGGTACGGCTGGTCGAGGCTCTGA